A window of Watersipora subatra chromosome 10, tzWatSuba1.1, whole genome shotgun sequence genomic DNA:
TTATAACTCAGTTCATTTGTGATCTACTGGTTCCTTGCTATTGAAACCTAAAAAGATTAACTTGTATCAATAGTTAATTCTAAATAATATATTAGCTGCCATATGACTTCATAACACGATTAGGCAATACACTCCTCGCCGATAAGCATATCCGCATCGAATTATCTATCTGTACCTGGAAGTACCTGATGAGCATTGCAGAATTCAATAAAATATAGAGCtgtattgaatttcattcagaTAATAAATAGTTTAGCTAATCGCCGTTCAGACCTATTATAGATTAGTACAGACTGAACCCGGTTTGAACTGAATGGCCTGTAAGGTATTCTCCCGCATGAcaatgcagtaataataattatgtaataacaaATAGTCGTCATATTGGAGACATCTTATACAAATGTAGTCCAGGTATCATCCTCTCCGAGAGAGTATTCAGTATCATTGGCTTAACATAATaaagaataaaagtttttatgatatggaCAGTTACATTCAGCGTCGGAGTGCCCTTAATGCTGAGGAGATAACTGTGTTTTtaagatatttgctgtttaaaatactcagattGTATCTCTAAcctgcctgaccatccattacattcctacttacTTCAAAATCTACTAGACCTTATACTAGACACCACATTACCATATTACCTtaccaatttacattatagaataggattatgcaaaaagagcttttgCTTTCGAtacatataatttactttactgttttttatttctgttttggCTCATGTTCTAATTTACTTTGGACAGCATTAACCTCTGATAATGAAGTTGATatttatctctctatctctttctatatatctctctatctctctatctctctatatatctctctatctatctctctatctctctatctatgtctctatctatctctctatctatctatctctctatctttctacctctatctctatctctctatctctctatatatctctctatctccctatctctctctctatctatctatctctctatctatctctatctctatctatctctctatctatctccctatctctctatctatctctctctatctctctatctatctctctatctatctctctatctatttatctatttatctctCTACCGATCTCTCTATGAACAAAAATCTAGTCTTTCATAAAAATCATTTTCAGAATTCTCCATGAGAAGCACTTGTAATTTACATCCAGAAAAATCAGCAAGAAATAAAGATGCTTTACTTTTCTTGTAGCCTTGTTTGCCCACTAAGCTAAAGCTACATACAAGAATTTGGacataatatttgtaataattttcaGTGTTATCAAATAATTACATGCAGATGCATCTAATTTGTTTGAGCCAAAGgtttaattaaaaaatgtttaagttAATAAGTCAGTTGTTACAAGCCTCTAAAATCACTGTTAGACAGGTTATTTTTTTACAGAAGACTGCATTACAACTTGTATGTAATTAACTAATGTTACCACATTGTTTTGTCCCATCTGGATTTTGTTTAGAAAAGTGGATGTTCTCCCTTGCTGCCAAAAATGCCAACTTATTTTACTAACATTTTTAGATTCAAAATACTGAATGGTTTAACTCCTTCACATATCTCTGATATGTCTTAATTATTCAGTACCAGATATCCACAGCGAGAcggttttattttataattatcaaAAGATGCACTTAACAGTTGTGTTGCTGATTCTTTAAACCTTTTGTAAAAAGAGGTAAGATGTGTACTTCAACTTAATAATGTcaagttttttttgtatatatttttgttccTGTGTTTATGACACCACATGGTAATAATTTTTTCTCATCCACTTTTTGGCACCATattcaaaatacatttttttgtaaaaatgattATGGATTGTCTAATAAaagtacacatgtacatgtacaggtgtatatatataccctttactatagtaagatcTATGCCCGTCTCTCTGCCTGTCTGTTCAAAGCCACGCAAAAGTGTTAGAAAAAAATGTGTTGCACAGGAGTTGAACCCATATATCCAGGTTTGCAGCTAAGTTCAGTACCAACTAACTACTTCATCTCATAGCTGCataatggaataattgtacatataccgATATATCTCTCATGGTGCGCGGTGCATACTAGTGATAATAAACTCAGACAACCGTAGATATGATATGTTTAGAGTAGTACCTTACTCTCAGCTTTTCCACTCTTtactaaaaaagttatgaagtAGCAAATTTACTCATTTCTGTCTAATTGTGCTTGTATGCGGCTGGTGTTTATATTTATGCAGTGTTGCCTGCAGGAGGTTCATAATTATAGCAGCGATTAGAGCTACAAAAATGCTACCACTTTGGTAAATGcaagaaaaaaaacatttattacgTATATGCTACAGGGATAATgagtttttacaaatttataaataagTAACAAATTACATAAcgctataattatatttacaacattataatatagttgtaactatatttatatgttgttatacaaagtataataacatataaataaataacatgTTATTATAATACTTCACCTCAACTCCAAGCAGTGGAACGTCACTAGAAGGTTACTAGGTTAGTGAGTTCATATTTGCAGTATGTATCTAATTGAAGTCATAAATTGCTCAGCAGGTGAGCTTGTTATGTTAGCTCATGTTAGATTCTGTTCCATAACTTCAGTATGTCTTACTACTAGCATAACTGATTGAGCTTGTTATTAACAGACTCTGATCTTAGTTAAACAATTTAAATCAAAACAGGTGCCGCTAACTTATAGGAACACGAGCTAGATTTTAGCTTTTCTTTCATACATTTTGGTATTAAAAAGATGAACTAACACAATATTTTAttcacttttattaaaaactgcTGGTATTTCTCTAGactttgtgattgttttttatgttcgaggtctgactgccaaaatgtttccACTTTAAAATGAACGAAACTTGATAGCGATTAAAAGTTCAAAAGCTTTGCAAAATGCAAAGcgcgattatgatgtctaaaGTTGCAATGAGGCCAAAAAACAGAGACGCGTAATGCTGCGAATCgaatgcaatagccaatatcaactataacaacaTAACATATTTAACATAGTTTGTATAATAACTAGTAACATCATTTTTTTTCTTGGCGTTTAAACCGTtaccaagttttgtcaattttaattttgaaacatcctggcagtcagattaactcacacataaaaaacaattgcaaatgaaatactgataatttttgataaaatctactaaattcATTTGTAGGTTCATGTTTAGCGTTCTTTCTTGTCCCAGGTCGTTCTTTCTTGTCCCAGGTCGTTCTTTCTTGTCCCAGGTCGTTCTTTCTTGTCCCAGGTCGTTCTTTCTTGTCCCAGGTCGTTCTTTCTTGTCGCAGGTCGTTCTTTCTTGTCCCAGGTGTTCTTTCTTGTCCCAGGTGTTCTTTCTTGTCCCAGGTGTTCTTTCTTGTCCCAGGTGTTCTTTCTTGTCCCAGGTGTTCTTTCTTGTCCCAGGTGTTCTTTCTTGTCCCAGGTGTTCTTTCTTGTCCCAGGTGTTCTTTCTTGTCCCAGGTGTTCTTTCTTGTCCCAGGTGTTCTTTCTTGTCCCAGGTGTTCTTTCTTGTCCCAGGTGTTCTTTCTTGTCCCAGGTGTTCTTTCTTGTCCCAGGTGTTCTTTCTTGTCCCAGGTGTTCTTTCTTGTCCCAGGTGTTCTTTCTTGTCCCAGGTGTTCTTTCTTGTCCCAGGTGTTCTTTCTTGTCCCAGATCGTTCTTTCTTGTCCCAGGTGTTCTTTCTTGTCCCAGATCGTTCTTTCTTGTCCCAGGTCGTTCTTTCTTGTCCCAGGTCGTTCTTTCTTGTCCCAGGTCGTTCTTTCTTGTCCCAGGTGTTCATCGATATTTTAATTATGCTCTAATTCACACTCTGGTTTATTTCATGCTGAGATGGTATTTCACAAGATGTCATgtgattttataatttaaagACATTCTAAATGTCTGCCATGCACGAATAATCACGTAGAGTTCAATTATAAATAATCTAATATAGTTAATAAGCTTCAGAATTTGATCTAAATTAGTTTATGACACAAGAAATTGCCATggatgtaaattttaaaatattttatcaaaagttataaatatttttctatcatttgagacgtttgatgcttgaggtgatctgatggccatgatatttcaaaattaaaactgaCCAAACTTGATTGCAGCTAAACTGCGCAGAAGGAAAAGACTTCTTTAAAAACGGCAACTTGTGTGGTAAGTTATAGTTGTACAAATAGTGCGGTAAGTTATAGTTGTACAAATAGTGCGGTAAGTTATAGCTGTACAAATAGTGTGGTAAGTTATAGTTGTACAAATAGTGCGGTAAGTTATAGCTGTACAAATAGTGCGGTAAGTTATAGCTTTTCAAATAGTGTGGTAAATTATAGCTGTTCAAATAGTGTGGCAAGTTATAGCTTTTCAAATAGTGTGGCAAGTTATAGCTTTTCAAATAGTGTGGCAAGTTATAGCTGTTCAAATAGTGTGGTAAGTTATAGCTGTACAAATAGTGTAGTAAGTTATAGCTGTACAAATAGTGTAGTATGTTATAGCTTTACAAAGTGGGTGGTATGTTATAGCTGTTCAAATAGTGTGGTAAGTTATAGCTGTACAAATAGTGTGGTAAGTTATAGCTGTTCAAATAGTGTGGTAAGTTATAGCTGTTCAAATAGTGTGGTAAGTTATAGCTGTACAAATAGTGTAGTAAGTTATAGCTGTACAAATAGTGTAGTATGTTATAGCTTTACAAAGTGGGTGGTATGTTATAGCTGTTCAAATAGTGTGGTAAGTTATAGCTGTACAAATAGTGTGGTAAGTTATAGCTGTTCAAATAGTGTG
This region includes:
- the LOC137407015 gene encoding nucleolar protein 58-like, producing MNTWDKKERPGTRKNDLGQERTTWDKKERSGTRKNTWDKKERSGTRKNTWDKKEHLGQERTPGTRKNTWDKKEHLGQERTPGTRKNTWDKKEHLGQERTPGTRKNTWDKKEHLGQERTPGTRKNTWDKKEHLGQERTPGTRKNTWDKKEHLGQERTPGTRKNDLRQERTTWDKKERPGTRKNDLGQERTTWDKKERPGTRKNAKHEPTNEFSRFYQKLSKKFEVVREVQDRWPTVKNWMKKAYCTG